From Alloacidobacterium dinghuense:
CTGGATGACATCGTCGGCGGCTTCCTGAAGACCCATGCCTTTGTACTGGACCAGGGCGCAGATGGTCCGGGCGACGGTGAGGCGGATGAAGTATTCGCCGGTTCCCGTGCCGGAGACGGCGCAGGAGCTGTTGTCGGCGTAGGTTCCGGCACCGATGATGGGCGAGTCGCCGACGCGTCCCCACATCTTGGCGGTCAGGCCTCCGGTTGAAGTTCCGGCGGCGATATTGCCTTGCTTGTCGAGGGCGACGACGCCGACGGTGCCGAACTTGTGGGCATCAGGCGATTCGACGGGGAACATCAGGTCGGCGCTGGGTTTTCCAATTGCGGCGGGCGGCGCTCCGGCAGGTCGTGGGGGGATCGGCTTGCCCTCTTTTTTCAGTTCCTCGACCAGTTGTTGCCAGCGGCGCTCGGTGAAGAAGAAGCTGGGATCGACCATCTCCAGGCCATTTGAGGCTGCGAATTCGTCGGCGGGGGAGCCGATGAGCATGACGTGCTTCGACTTTTCCATCACGGTGCGGGCGAGCGTGATGGGGTGGCGCGTGTGGGTGACATCGGCGACGGCTCCGGCCTTGAGGTTCGACCCATCCATGATGGCGGCGTCGAGTTCGTTCTTTCCGGCTGCGCTGAAGACTGCTCCGCGACCTGCGTTGAAGAGCGGGTCATCTTCCATGTAGCGGATGGCTGCTTCGATCGCGTCGAGTGCTGAACCACCCTTGTCGAGCGTGTCGGCGGCTTTCTGAATTGCTGTTTCGAGATCTGCGCGGTAGGCGGCCTCAGTCTTCGGGTCCATGTTCTTGCGCTCGATGACGCCTGCCCCTCCGTGGAGGACTACTGCCCATTTATGGGTCTGCTGGGCGGTCGCGGTAAGGGCTAAGAGACAGGAGCAGATAAGAAAGGCTGGCTCGCGCATGGTGGCCATGATACATGGCTTGAGCCCGATCCTCTGTGCAGATTCCGGAGCTGGCACACCTACCCCCATCCGTAAATTCATGGAAATAAACGGGATTATTGGAGATGGCGCTATCTATTTGAATTCACTTGGTTTGTGCGTATTTATCTGATTCTTAAATAGTTGCTGGCGAAATAGGAAAGCCCGCCCAGACAAAGGCGGGTCTTTCTTGGCTTCTATTTCTATTATAGCTGGCTGGCACAGGAAACACGCCAAATTGAAGGGCGGATTTTCCTCTTTGGAATGAGTTGGTTAGGGAAATCCAAGCAGTTTTTTCGCTTGACAAGGCATTCTCTGGGATCAGTCCAGCGGAAGGCTATGCATGCCGACATCCGCTCATCCTGCCCCTTAAGAGGGGGCAGGATGGCAGGCGGTATGTCGGATCAGGGATGTTTAGCGGTCATCGTGGTCGTGCCGGTCTTCGCACTCTTCTTCGCGCTCTTCTCTTTCGTCGCTGCGGGTTTTCACGAAGCCCATTCCGTGGGGGCTTTGCAGTCCGCTAACAATGGGGGTCAGCCCGCCGAAGTTGAGATCGAGGATTCCGACAAAGCCTACGGTTGCGCCCGAGGCGTCTGGAGCACCTACTGCAGCCGTGTATGGCGTGCCGGGAGCGAATTCAGATTTGCGAATCTTGTAGACGATGTTCGCCGGGGTGTCGCTTACCAGGATGAAGCCATCATCGGAGGGGATGAATAGAGTGTCATCGGCCTGCGGAGTGCCAAATGGCGAGCTGAGGGGAATGAGAAATGCGCTCTGATTGTCTTTTCCGGGTCTGTGGACGAGGACCAGCTCGGAGTCTCCCTGACTGTCGAGGAGAAGGTCGTTTCCAGGGGTCAGGGTCATTGAATCCGGGTCCTGAAGATTGAGCTTTACCGGGTCGCCGGTGACTACGTCTGTTGCGGTTGCATCGCCCTCAAGTACCGGCGTGACATCGATGGTGCTGCCGGTGATTTTGGCCTTCACGATGGCTGGAAAGGTATTCGGATTGTGGGCCGGATTCGAGGCGCTGAAGTAAGCCTCGCCGTTGCGGAAGGTGATGTCATCGTATCCACCGCCTGCAGTCGGAGGCGCAGCGAAAGTGTAAAGCTTCTGTTCCTGTGTTTCGGGGTCGATGATGACGAGGTTCGGGTTGGCGTCCTCGTTCTGCATGGCCCAGAGCTTTCCGGTATAGGGATCGACCTTCAGACCGTCATTGTGGCCGACGACGGTATAGATATGAACGATGCGGCCGTCTTTGGTGTACTCGATGATCTGGTTTGATTTACCGTCGGCGCCGGTGGGGTCGTTACCATCTCCGTAGCCGATGAAGATGTGATCGCGAAGAATTGCGATGGAGTCGGGCGCGGTGTATTTGCCTTTAACGCCCTTTGCGAAGACGCTGATGGAATAACCCTTCTCCACCTTGGGAGATTGGGCTGAGGCTGGAATGATGGAAGCGGCAAGCAGAAGTGCCGACGTGAGAGGGATGCACTGTTTCATACGACCTCCAGATTTGTGGTGAAGGGGGTGGGATTTTGAGCGACGAACCGAATGCGCAATCAGGCTATGCGACTAGATGCAAGCGAAAGTTATGGCTGTATGAATTTATTGTGTCGCGCGCAGGTATTCTGAGAATCGAGGGGGAAGGTTCAGTGTGGTGGCGCCTAACATTCAAGTTTGGGACGCGTTATCCTTCGCCGACGCTGCAGTGTCCGCCTTCGGAATCGATGAACTGGGCGAGTGTGCCGCCGAAGTCCTGTTTTGTGGGCGGCATGCTGAACTGCACTCCTTTGGCGCGCATCTCTTCGTAGAACTTTTCGAGGTCGGGCGTGCCGAAGCCCAGTTCCACCGATCCAGGAGGGTTCTTCTCGGATGCCGGATGCAGTCCGAGCGTGGTTTCGCCTGTGGCGAATTCACTCCAGCCGGGGGATTGGAATTTCAGGGGCAGACCCAGGGTGTCGCGGTAGAACTTCACGGCGCGATCCATGTCGCCGACGAATTTGATGACGTAGCCGAGTTTCATTGGTGCCTCCTGGGCGGGAGAATAGCGCGGTGGAACCGCCCCGCTCAAGCCAAAAGAGGCTTGAATGGGTGCGCTGCCTCATCGCGCTGCGGAGCAGCGTGCTCTTCTGTGATATCAGCGAAAACTGGAATGGCTATACAAAAAATGGCGCGGGAGGGTGTTGGACCAGAGCACCCACCTCTGAGGTCCACACCACCGCTCCATCTCGACGTATGTAGCTATAGGTTTTTCCTCGACGCACAATTGCCAGATCGCCGAAAAATCGGAAACATCTGTCGAAGGTTGGCTCAATCAGCCAGCGCCCTTCGGGGGATATGAAACCCGCTTTACCATCGGTGTTCGCTGGCGCCATTCCTCCATCGAGCCGATCAAGTTTGTCGAATCTGCACTCGACAACCTGCCTGCCATCAGTATCGATAAGGCCCCATCTCCCACCTTGTTGAACACAAGCGCGCCCCTCAACAAAAGGCCTCGCGTCTTCATACTCAGGCTTCACAACGAAGATACCTTCACGGTTGATGAATCCCCAACGTCCATCCATTTGAACGCCCGCCATGCCGTTGCTAAACCCGGTTGCTCGCTTACCCTCAAACACGGCCGGGATTCTTAATCTTCCAACGGTATCGATATAGCCCCAGCGGTCATCGATACAAACAGCTGCCAACCCTTCCCAGAAACGACGGCATGGCCGAAACTCTGGAGGGATCACAAAATTTCCTGTTAAATCAATAAAACCAAAATTTTCGCCATCTCTTGATACAAACGCGAGACCTTCTGAGAACTCACTAGCAACTAGAAATTGCGGCTCGATCAACCAGTCGCCGCCATGGTTTATATACCCGCCATTGATCGCGCAAATGCCGTTGTGAAATCTGGACAGACCTTCAAAGCGAAAGGGAATCTCCACCCGCCCCCAACGATCGATAAATCCGCTTCTGCCTTCTCCATCAACAACTGCTGCTACTCCCTCAAAAAAATGAGCGCACCCTAAATACGAAGGCGGAATTGCCACTTCACCATAGCTATTGATGTACCCGCACAGATCTTCTGCCGAATTGGGGATTGGTACGGAAATCGGGTAAAGCATTTGCTCTCTTGGGTTCCTCCAGAAAGTTTGCGACGAGCTTCGACCTCGTTCCATCCAACCGCACTTCTAGGATAACGAGACTTGGCGGGATATCGGTGGGGAACAGCAGGTCCTTCGCTACGCTCAGGATGACAACCTTCTGATCGTGGTTTTGCAGTGAATAAATTTCAGCCAGGGATCGAAGATTCATCGCGGAAGTCGGGCTTGCGTGCTAAGCTCCTCGGCGGAGATTTTTTATGGCGGAAGATGCGAAGGGTTTGGCTCGGCGGTGGTTTGAAGAGGTCTGGAACAAGAAGCGTGAGGAAGCGATTTCGGAGATGTTTGCGGAGGGCAGGGAAGCGCGCGGTTTGCCTGAGCCTGACTCCGTCATTCGGGGACCGGAGGAATTCAAGAAGTTTTATCGCGTTATGGTCCAGACGTTTCCCGATCTGCACGTCGATCTGGATGACCTGATCGAAGAGGGCGATCGAGTTGCTGTTCGCTGGACGGCGACGATGACCCATCTTGGGGATGGTCTGGGTTATGCGCCGACTAAGAAAGCGCTGACGCTGGTTGGGGCGTCGTTTCTTCGCTGCGAGGATGGGAAGATTGTCGAGGGGGTGAATTTTATGGACTTTACTCGGTTGATTGGTGAGTTGAAGAAATAGTCGAACCCCATGTGCTGCTTTTTCTGGGTGGCGAACTCCGGGGTTTGCCACCAGGTGAAGTGCTCAATTTTCAAGTCTGGGCTGGAATCCTTGCTTTCCCACCCTATCACCAACTACGCGATAGGATGGGGCACCCTTTTTCGTGCTACTGCTTAGAAAAAGCAGATCCTTCACCTTCCCCTTCGTTATTACTCAGGGTCAGCGTCAGGATGACATCGGTTTACTGCGGGGTGATGATGCCTCCTACGGGGACGCGCTCGGGGAGTTTGGTGCTGTTGGGGCGGGTTACTCCCATGGCTTCGGCGATCATGTCCACATATTTGAGGCCAGCTCCGGTGTTGAAGATGACGACCTTGTCGCGGGGCTTGAGGAAGCCGTTTTCGATGAGGTGGTCGTAGGCGGCGGTGGCGGCTGCTCCTTCGGGTGAGAGCAGGAGGCCTTCGTCGCGGGACCAGTCCAGGAGTGAATCCAGGATTGTTTCGTCGGGGATGTCGACGACGGTGCCCCCGGACTGGCGGACGATGTCGAGGATGATGTAGTCGCCGTAGGGCTTGGGGACGCGCAGGCCGGCGGCGAAGGTGGAGGCGTTTTCGAACATCTGCGAGGTGTTGGCGCCTTCCTTGTATGCCTTCGCAACGGGCGCGCAGCCGCTGGCCTGGATGGCGATCATCTTCGGCCGTTTTCCGGTGACCCAGCCGAGTTGTTCCATTTCCTCGAAAGCTTTCCACATGCCGATGAGGCCGACGCCTCCGCCGGTGGGATAGAAGACGGCGTCGGGGTAGGTCCAGTTCAATTGTTCGACGAGTTCATAACCCATCGTTTTTTTGCCTTCGACGCGGAAGGGTTCTTTGAGGGTGGAGATGTCGAACCAGCCTTCCTTTTCTTTGCGCTCGTTGACGATGCGGGCGCAGTCGGAGATGAGGCCGTCGACCAGGGTTACGTTGGCTCCATAGGCGACGCCTTCGAGGTAGTTGGCGAAGGGCACGTCTTTGGGCATGAAGATGTGGGCTTCGATTCCGGCGGCTGCGGCGTAGGCGGCGAGTGCGCCGGCGGCGTTCCCGGCGGAAGGTGCGGCCAGTTTTTTGAGGCCGTAGTGTCGGGCCATGGAGACGGCCATGGACATGCCGCGCGCTTTGAAGGTGCCGGTGGGGTTGGTGGCTTCTTCTTTGAGGAAGATGTTTGGGTTGCGGCGGCTGGGGAGTATCGGGGTCCAACCTTCGCCGAGCGTCACTGGACTCACGTCGGGCAGGACGCTGGCGTAGCGCCACATGCTTTGCGAGCCGCCGGGCTCGGGGCGAGTGGCGGTCTTCTTCAGAGCTTCCGTGTCATAGCGGACGTAGAGCGCTCCTGCACATTTGGGGCAAACGGTCTCGTATTTGTTGGCTGAGATTTGATTTTGGCAGCGGGAGCATTCCAGGTACGCAATTGCGGGCATGAATTCAGAGTAAATGAAGACTTTGATTTGTTATCGATGGGGGCGCAGGCACTTCCGGATCGATGGCTGCTGCTGTTCGCGTGGCCTCGATCCGAGTGTAGAGGTGGTTATGGATGAGGCGTGTTTGCCTGTTTCTGTGTCTGGGGCGTTGTCTGTTGTTGTGTTTGCGGCTTGGCGGATGACGTGTTGTCGTCATCGCTGTTGTCGTCCTGATCTTGCCTGGCGCTGTGCGGCGGCTCGAAGGGCTGCTTGATGCCTTTTTCGGCGGCGGCTTTGGTGTCGGGCTGGCCGTCGCGAACGGTGAGCGCGGTTTTGTATTCGACCAGGGCTTCGTCGCGCTCTTCACGGATGTCGTGAATGCGGCCGAGGTAGATGTGCGACCAGGCGAGAATGCGTGGGTCTTTGGAGAGGCGGAGGGTTTCGTTGAAGCTCTTTTCGGCATCGTCCATGCGCCCCTGCATGACGCTGGTGAGGGCGAGGATGTAGTCGGCGCGGCCAGGATCGGGCGTGTGCTCGGCTAAGGCTTGCTGGGCAAGCTTTTCCGCTCCGGCGGCGTCGCCCTGGTGCAATTTGATCTCGGCGAGATCGAGACCGTGCGGCGTGCGGGTGGCGTGGCGGATGACGTCGGAGTCGCCTTCTTCGGCGAAGTGGATGTCGCGGGCGCGGTGGGTCTGCTGGTCGATGTCCATGCCATAGACCATGGGGCCGATGGCTTCCTTGAGGCTGTCTGGCGTGCGCTCGAAGGCAATGAGCTGGTCGTAGAAATATTGAGTGAGGACGAAGCCTGCGACCATGCTCTGGTTCACTGCTTTCTGACGGACGGCGGCGATTTGCTGCAGCGATGCATTGTGCTTTTGCGTTTCGCGCTCGAGGTCGTTGCGGCGCACATCGTCGGGAATTTTGTATTCGGCGACGTCGGTGTCCATGGTGCGAGCTTCAATGGCGCGGATGAGGCACTCGATGACGAGCGAGACGACATCGCTGCGGTACTGGAAGTCGAGAGGCGCGTCGCGCACGGCTTTGAGGATGGGCAGCAGGCGGTCCATGGCGCTGGCGCGCGAGTAGAGCAGCGGCTCGATCTCATAGTGGAGATACGTGTGACGCGCTTCCTGCATGTGGATGGCGCCGTTCACGGGCGAGGCGACCACGACATAATCAGGGCCATAGACGCGGGCGTTGGTTTCCGCGGGCGAGAGCAGCGGCTCAAGCACGACGAGGAAACGGCTGCCGCTGTAGGTGCTGGCCGGCATCTTGAGGTAGACGTTGGTGGTGACGATCATACGCGTAAGCGGATCGTGCAGTTTGGCTACTTCATCTTCATACGCAGTGTGGTTTGCGATCCAGATGAGGTGAAGCTGGGTGGCGTCGACGAAGGCGTGCAGCAAGGGCAGCATGTCGATGACCTGGGTTGAGTCAGGGGGCATGTCGTCCTGATCGACGCTGAGGGCGAGCTCGGGCGGCGGGGTGAGATAGAGCGCGAGCGAGACGTACTGCGCGAGGTCACGGCTGGCGTCGCCGAGGCGATGCTGGCTGATGTAGACGCAGAGCTTGTCGCGGGCGTCGCGGGATGCTTCAGACTGCTGCATGGCCTGGTTG
This genomic window contains:
- a CDS encoding threonine synthase, with the translated sequence MPAIAYLECSRCQNQISANKYETVCPKCAGALYVRYDTEALKKTATRPEPGGSQSMWRYASVLPDVSPVTLGEGWTPILPSRRNPNIFLKEEATNPTGTFKARGMSMAVSMARHYGLKKLAAPSAGNAAGALAAYAAAAGIEAHIFMPKDVPFANYLEGVAYGANVTLVDGLISDCARIVNERKEKEGWFDISTLKEPFRVEGKKTMGYELVEQLNWTYPDAVFYPTGGGVGLIGMWKAFEEMEQLGWVTGKRPKMIAIQASGCAPVAKAYKEGANTSQMFENASTFAAGLRVPKPYGDYIILDIVRQSGGTVVDIPDETILDSLLDWSRDEGLLLSPEGAAATAAYDHLIENGFLKPRDKVVIFNTGAGLKYVDMIAEAMGVTRPNSTKLPERVPVGGIITPQ
- a CDS encoding ester cyclase; amino-acid sequence: MAEDAKGLARRWFEEVWNKKREEAISEMFAEGREARGLPEPDSVIRGPEEFKKFYRVMVQTFPDLHVDLDDLIEEGDRVAVRWTATMTHLGDGLGYAPTKKALTLVGASFLRCEDGKIVEGVNFMDFTRLIGELKK
- a CDS encoding tetratricopeptide repeat protein → MPFCLNLRTSIVIATLFASSLLPAVAQQPSANLPAKQQQPKLQPREEKPPALVDPAGPTVSLQTSEALFDVAVALNACGYDNGLAESDPVRARIRDQVNQAMQQSEASRDARDKLCVYISQHRLGDASRDLAQYVSLALYLTPPPELALSVDQDDMPPDSTQVIDMLPLLHAFVDATQLHLIWIANHTAYEDEVAKLHDPLTRMIVTTNVYLKMPASTYSGSRFLVVLEPLLSPAETNARVYGPDYVVVASPVNGAIHMQEARHTYLHYEIEPLLYSRASAMDRLLPILKAVRDAPLDFQYRSDVVSLVIECLIRAIEARTMDTDVAEYKIPDDVRRNDLERETQKHNASLQQIAAVRQKAVNQSMVAGFVLTQYFYDQLIAFERTPDSLKEAIGPMVYGMDIDQQTHRARDIHFAEEGDSDVIRHATRTPHGLDLAEIKLHQGDAAGAEKLAQQALAEHTPDPGRADYILALTSVMQGRMDDAEKSFNETLRLSKDPRILAWSHIYLGRIHDIREERDEALVEYKTALTVRDGQPDTKAAAEKGIKQPFEPPHSARQDQDDNSDDDNTSSAKPQTQQQTTPQTQKQANTPHP
- a CDS encoding isoaspartyl peptidase/L-asparaginase family protein: MATMREPAFLICSCLLALTATAQQTHKWAVVLHGGAGVIERKNMDPKTEAAYRADLETAIQKAADTLDKGGSALDAIEAAIRYMEDDPLFNAGRGAVFSAAGKNELDAAIMDGSNLKAGAVADVTHTRHPITLARTVMEKSKHVMLIGSPADEFAASNGLEMVDPSFFFTERRWQQLVEELKKEGKPIPPRPAGAPPAAIGKPSADLMFPVESPDAHKFGTVGVVALDKQGNIAAGTSTGGLTAKMWGRVGDSPIIGAGTYADNSSCAVSGTGTGEYFIRLTVARTICALVQYKGMGLQEAADDVIQHQLTDLKGDGGIIAIDTKGDMVWSFNSPGMYRARISEGGKAEIGMYKDEK
- a CDS encoding WG repeat-containing protein, giving the protein MLYPISVPIPNSAEDLCGYINSYGEVAIPPSYLGCAHFFEGVAAVVDGEGRSGFIDRWGRVEIPFRFEGLSRFHNGICAINGGYINHGGDWLIEPQFLVASEFSEGLAFVSRDGENFGFIDLTGNFVIPPEFRPCRRFWEGLAAVCIDDRWGYIDTVGRLRIPAVFEGKRATGFSNGMAGVQMDGRWGFINREGIFVVKPEYEDARPFVEGRACVQQGGRWGLIDTDGRQVVECRFDKLDRLDGGMAPANTDGKAGFISPEGRWLIEPTFDRCFRFFGDLAIVRRGKTYSYIRRDGAVVWTSEVGALVQHPPAPFFV
- a CDS encoding VOC family protein, which codes for MKLGYVIKFVGDMDRAVKFYRDTLGLPLKFQSPGWSEFATGETTLGLHPASEKNPPGSVELGFGTPDLEKFYEEMRAKGVQFSMPPTKQDFGGTLAQFIDSEGGHCSVGEG